Proteins encoded by one window of Arachis ipaensis cultivar K30076 chromosome B04, Araip1.1, whole genome shotgun sequence:
- the LOC110271017 gene encoding uncharacterized protein LOC110271017, with product MTEEKKAIVRDLGFSGLMHIPPLRVDHQLLRELANNFKLGENRLKTGYGSFQITPKTIGDALGINATGNLFPEKVEYKQLSDDDKIIYRRFQGKTLKSLTDEMMEIGVGNEEERLMFKRIFILYIQMAFLLPTTINKISPVHLAPIFKMDGISERNWRGGMF from the exons ATGACTGAGGAGAAGAAGGCAATTGTGAGGGATCTCGGATTCAGTGGGttgatgcacatcccaccactCAGGGTGGATCACCAACTCTTAAGGGAACTGGCAAACAACTTCAAACTTGGGGAGAACAGACTGAAGACAGGATATGGTTCTTTCCAAATAACACCAAAAACAATAGgtgatgcgcttggcatcaatgcaacag gaaaTCTGTTTCCTGAGAAAGTTGAGTATAAGCAACTTTCTGATGATGACAAAATAATTTatagaagattccagggtaagaccctcaaaagtcttaccgATGAAATGATGGAAATCGGCGTTGGCAACGAAGAGGAACGCCTGATGTTCAAGAGGATATTCATCCTCTACATACAGATGGCGTTTCTTTTGCCAACGACGATAAACAAAATATCACCCGTGCACCTGGCCCCAATTTTTAAGATGGACGGCATATCGGAGAGAAACTGGAGGGGGGGCATGTTTTGA
- the LOC107636350 gene encoding protein ALP1-like → MAKKVDKPIRDHIIGREEIRTTLLRQLRETNRCRDILRMGSHAFLELCAKLRATGHVKDTIHVTVEEQVARFLYIIGHNVKNRTISFFFHRSGETISRNFHAVLRADCIGAIDGTHVRVKVPIANQPRFRGRKEWSTQNVLAACGFDMRFTYALTGWEGTASDSKVLKSALSRDDRLKIPRGKFYLGNAGFMLKHALITPYRGVRYHLKEFAGREPENAYELFNLRHSSLRNVIERSFGVLKKRFAIIAGGTEPYYDVEVMVDIILACIILHNFLMGVDPDQHLISQVDRELQNNNPEATNEEREEVNEDYRRGAALRDNMAAQMWADYQIER, encoded by the exons ATGGCTAAGAAAGTTGACAAACCCATAAGAGATCACATTATTGGGAGAGAAGAGATTCGAACCACTTTGTTACGACAGTTGCGCGAAACTAATAGGTGTCGTGATATTTTACGAATGGGCTCACATGCCTTTTTAGAGTTATGTGCAAAATTAAGAGCAACCGGTCATGTGAAGGATACTATACATGTCACAGTTGAGGAGCAAGTAGCTAGATTCTTATATATTATAGGTCATAATGTTAAAAATAGAACCATTTCATTCTTCTTCCACCGGTCTGGAGAGACAATCAGTCGTAATTTTCATGCTGTTCTAAGAGCT GACTGTATTGGAGCCATTGATGGAACACATGTCAGAGTCAAGGTTCCAATAGCTAATCAACCTAGATTTCGTGGAAGAAAAGAATGGTCAACTCAGAATGTACTTGCTGCGTGTGGCTTTGATATGAGATTCACATATGCTTTAACAGGATGGGAAGGCACTGCATCTGACTCTAAAGTTCTTAAAAGTGCACTATCAAGGGATGATAGGCTCAAAATTCCAAGAG gcAAATTTTATCTTGGGAATGCTGGATTCATGCTTAAACATGCTCTAATAACTCCATATCGAGGCGTAAGATACCATTTAAAGGAGTTTGCTGGACGTGAAcctgaaaatgcatatgaattaTTTAACCTTCGTCATTCTTCGTTACGAAATGTGATCGAAAGATCCTTTGgagttttgaaaaaaagatttgcaaTTATAGCAGGTGGTACAGAACCTTATTATGACGTAGAGGTTATGGTTGACATTATCCTAGCATGCATTATACTCCACAACTTTTTAATGGGTGTAGATCCTGACCAACACTTAATTTCTCAAGTGGATCGagaattacaaaataataatCCAGAAGCCactaatgaagaaagagaagaagtaaATGAAGATTACCGGCGAGGTGCAGCGCTTAGGGATAACATGGCGGCTCAAATGTGGGCTGATTATCAAATTGAAAGATGA